The genomic DNA CCAGAGAGGTGTAAAGGAGTTTTCCCCCTGACTTGACTGCACCTTCCAGGCCTCCGTGCCCCTCCCGCAATGCGAGCCCCGCCCCTACGCATGCCCCTCCTTCCATGCTCGCTTACTTTGTTGGTACCTGTGATGCACCACACATAAGCACTCTCCCATCTTGTCTTACAATCTTTACAGTGAAAATAGCCGTATTTAGGTtccaaaaactgaaaataaatagaaacagaagtctTTTAGTAATGGAGGTCGGGAGAGGAGGGGTCTAGATCCTTGTTTCCTAAGTGATGGCCTAACTGCCACTGGACCTTGCTTTCAGCGATTCACCACAAAGCTCCGTTAATCCAGCATCTGGGCTCGCAGCACTAGGATGTTTCCAGTCCATTTCCCACAACACCAACAGCAAcatctccaaaaataaaaatctaggTTCACCTTTCACACACTTGAAGCTTACTGTCGCCTCGTCTTCACCAGGAATACTGACCGGGTATTTTTTAATTAGGCTCCACAACTACCTTACCAAAACTTGAAAAACATCCGGACCATGAAAACAAAGTacaccgggttggggatttagctcagtggtagagcacttgcctagcaagcacaaggccctgggttcagtccccagctccgaaaaaaaagaaaaaaagaaaaacaaagtacgTGCTTCCAGAACTCCACCTTCCCCgccagatagatggatggatggatggatggatagatagatagatagatagatagatagatagatagatagatagatagaaagaaagaaagaaagaaagaaagaaagaaagaaagaaagaaagaaagaaagaaagaaatagttaGCACTCACCACTCTggaaacagaaggagggaggacTGCTGCTGAGCGGCTGAGCAGGGAAAACAGAGCTTCCCAAGTGAACTGTGTTTGCACGTACCTGCTTGCTCTTCCGGTCCTGAGGGCTGGGAGCATATGCCTCCCCCGATTCCTTCAGCTGGGAGAGTGTATCCTGCTTGTCATCATCCTGGCTCCTTGTAGGTGGCACCAGCTGATTGGCCTCTGTAGGTCCTGTGAGCTCCGGGCTTTTCTTGTCTTCCCCACCCTGGGGTAGCTGGATCAAGCCTCTCTGGCCTGCTCTCCAAGCTTCAGTGGGCTTCCTGGAGCTGGTTCTGTCCGAGAGGGAGCTGCTGTGTAGTGTCTGTGACCCCAGTGAGCACTGCACTGACTTATCCACTTGAAGGCTCACCTGGATGCCCACGTCCTTGGTGTTGGCCTTATGTAGACATAGACTCACGTTGGGGTTCATCTGAGTAGGAACGACTTGAAGCTGAGCCCTGTTGTAAGGGTCCATACAGGGCTGTGAGACGTTCGCTGGTACCCTAGGCCTGGCTAGGAAAACGGGAGCTCCCATGTTTTGTGGCCAATTTTGCTGTTGACTGTGTGACCCGGGGCCAGGATAGGTCAAAGGCTGTGTGATCCCGTAGCCACGAGGAACACGGAGAAAGCGATCCATTGGAGGGTAATTTCCTCTctcacctgcctcttcctctttgtAGATTTGGTTCAGGTTCACCCAGGTTTCTTCATTTATTCCAGAGTGGGAGCAGCCCCTTAGTTCCCTAATTGAAGTCACCTAAGAGACGACTAATTGTTTTCCGTACCTTTCCAATCTGCAGCGCtcacttttttttctccccctctaGGCTGTTTTTCATTTCTGACTCCTTCACACAGGCTTTAATTAGTAATTTCATCCACTTATTCTCTTGGTGACTACTCTGTTGATCTGGCATTGGTGGGCGAGGATATAAATTAGTATAGGTAGTACAGAAACTAACACAGAGATTCCTCAAGAATTAACAGTTGGCTGGGCTGTGGtggagcctttaatcccagcacttgggaggcacaggcaggtggatctctgagttggaggccagcctggtctacagagtgagttccaggacagccagggatacacaaagaaaccttgtcttgaaccactccagagacagaggagactctcactccagtcctgaggacatcCACCACCCCacgaacacacaggactcagacttgatgtaaaaacaagaggtttactttgggataccaatgcattgGGGCTCGAcatggtcctcacgcaggagggatgtgaagagcctctaacaacagaaatgtacagtttaaatagtcatttaagattacacagtttcattagctcaactatttcggtgccaaggataactaggcagatgtttctcgttcCGGAGTTCCTGGGACAAGGCTGTAACGATATCAATGCAGCCATTTCAGTgccaaggacgtctgacttgatatatgttttcccatcctggggttcccaggacaaggaccaaggatatctgacttggcagatgtttctctcctggagttcccaggacaaggctatagctatgtcagcacagctatgtcagtaccaaggacatctaactTGATATAGGTTTTCTCATCCTGGGGCacaatctatagtggtcagtcagcttcccggagatgtttcctgccttgtaattgccctgcagtaaatatgttctatgccatctgttcttatggtcgggcagctccctagagagtgggtgggaatgtgctttctgtactttctggtctattgtctaacatctaggggctaagcaaggaccagcttaaaagattctcattctttttttttttttttttttttttggttctttttttcggagctggggaccgaacccagggccttgtgcttcctaggcaagcgctctaccactgagctaaatccccaaccccaagattctcattcttaagaaatggctgcactaatATCAAACAGGGATCTTTCAATAAACAATCTGAGCCGCCGAGCTCAAATAGTATGAAGTCTATTATAGTGGGTGGAAGTGGCTTCGAGGTTCCTTGTACCAAGAACACAGAACATTGTCATGAGATGTTGAGGACCAGGAAGGTGTGATACTGAGCATCTTTCAGAAGGTGAAATGTGTCAAGGCTTCTCATTATTCCACCCTCGTGAGACACCTCCGACTTCCCTGGGGGAAGAAAGcaatcttattttcttcttttctaagtAAAAAGTTATTGTGCATTTTATTGCTGTTTGAGTGCTttttctgcatgtacatctgcatgCTAGGAGGTggtatcagattccattatagatgtcTGTAAGTCAtcctgtggatgctggaaattgaattcagaacctctagaagagcagtcagtgtcccTAACTGttcagctgtctctccagccccccagtattttttttccaagacagggtttctttgtgtaaccctggctagccttgaactcatagagaccggccccccacctctgccttccaagtgctgagattaaaggcatgtgccaccaccgtCCCATTTTACAAGTTAAGTATATAAAGCCAAATGGATTTGAATCCAAATTTAGAACTTATACCAGGCTAGTTTATGACCTGATAAGTTTTTACCCATTGGACAATACTAAGCACTCATTTTTAGGAATGTTGAGTAAGCAGTAGTTTATTACTAGGAAATACCACAGGTCTCTTCTTTGCTAAGTAGACCTACATCAAAAGTTTTAGTACTTTTTTACATTAGTGAGGCTTCTCACTAAAACTAAGGACTACAAATTACCAGACAAAATTGATACCAATAAACCGAGCAGACTTTTCTCAGTTGTCTTTACTATAGTGCTGAGTATCTAACCCAGGGCCAAAAATCTCTACTATTGGAGTCAGACTCCCCAACCCAAGATCATTGTTTTTCTAATCCAAGGGGACCTTTTTACTGTTTAGCACATTCTGGAACCAGCAAGGCCCCG from Rattus norvegicus strain BN/NHsdMcwi chromosome 12, GRCr8, whole genome shotgun sequence includes the following:
- the Zar1l gene encoding protein ZAR1-like isoform X1 — translated: MDRFLRVPRGYGITQPLTYPGPGSHSQQQNWPQNMGAPVFLARPRVPANVSQPCMDPYNRAQLQVVPTQMNPNVSLCLHKANTKDVGIQVSLQVDKSVQCSLGSQTLHSSSLSDRTSSRKPTEAWRAGQRGLIQLPQGGEDKKSPELTGPTEANQLVPPTRSQDDDKQDTLSQLKESGEAYAPSPQDRKSKQVRANTTSVSIYFQFLEPKYGYFHCKDCKTRWESAYVWCITGTNKVYFKQLCSKCQKSFNPYRVEAIQCQTCLSSCCSCSQKKRHINLRRPHRQELCGHCKDKKFPCSVFYSFK
- the Zar1l gene encoding protein ZAR1-like isoform X2 → MDRFLRVPRGYGITQPLTYPGPGSHSQQQNWPQNMGAPVFLARPRVPANVSQPCMDPYNRAQLQVVPTQMNPNVSLCLHKANTKDVGIQVSLQVDKSVQCSLGSQTLHSSSLSDRTSSRKPTEAWRAGQRGLIQLPQGGEDKKSPELTGPTEANQLVPPTRSQDDDKQDTLSQLKESGEAYAPSPQDRKSKQFLEPKYGYFHCKDCKTRWESAYVWCITGTNKVYFKQLCSKCQKSFNPYRVEAIQCQTCLSSCCSCSQKKRHINLRRPHRQELCGHCKDKKFPCSVFYSFK